The sequence below is a genomic window from Leisingera sp. M658.
GCACTGATTGCGGGGTATCACGAGGCTTATCCGCTGACGCCTGCCGAGGTAGACATGGCCTGGCCGCTGCTGCGCGCACGGCTGGCGGTGAGTGTTGTCAATTCCACCATGATGGCAGCGGACAATCCGGATGATCCCTATGTGACGATCTCGCAGGCTCCGGCCTGGCGATTCCTGGAGGGAAACACACTGCACGGCGGGCTGCTGACTGCCCGGCTGCGCGCGGCCTGCGGGTTGCCGGTTGTTGATGGTGCAGAGCGGGTGATGGATTGGCTAGCACAGAATCGCGGCAAATTCGCCCCGCTGATGGGCCAGGACCTGGCAGATGCGCCGATGGGATCACTGTCGGTGGAACACTCCACCTGGCCGCAGAACCCATTTCACATGCCGCTGGAAGAAGCCGCCCGCGTGGGCGAGGAATACGAGAACCAGGGCCGCATCTGGCTCGGTTACTATCACGAACCGCGGCTGATCTATGCGGAACCGGCTTTCCGCAAAGGCCCTTGGAAAGCCAGCGACCGCCGCACTGTGCATTTGGCGGTGGATGCCTTTGCTGGCGCTGGCACGCCGGTATTTGCCCCCATGCATGGTGAAGTCTTTGCGGCAGAGTACCGGGACGGGCATCTGGACTACGGAGGGGTGATCATCCTGCGTCATGAAACGCCTATGGGCGATCCGTTCTTTACCCTTTACGGCCACTTGGACCCGGAATTCCTGAGCCGTCTGAAACCGGGTGATATGGTGGAAAAGGGCGAGGAATTCTGCCGCCTGGGTGACCCCCGCCAGAACGGCGGCTGGGCACCGCATGTGCATTTCCAGCTGGCCCTGACCACCGAAGGGATTGAGGCCGTCTGGCCCGGCGCAGGCGACCCGGATGAGATGTACCTGTGGCGCGCAATCTGCCCCAACCCCGCGGCCCTGCTCAACCTGCCGGATGAAAAGGTCCGTTATCACCCAACCGACAAAGGTGAGGTTCTGGCCGGTCGCCGCACCCATTTTGGCGGCAACCTCAGCCTCACCTACAATGACCCGGTGATGCTGGTGCGCGGCTGGAAGCACCACTTGTTTGACGAATGGGGGCGGCCCTATCTGGACGCTTACAACAACGTGCCGCATGTGGGCCACGCCCATCCGCGCATCCAGGCCGTGGCAGCGGATCAGTTGAAGCGGATGAATTCGAACACCCGCTATCTGCATCCGGCACAAACCGCCTTTGCAGACAAGGTGCTGTCCAAGCTGCCAGGTCCTTTTGAAGTCTGCTTTTTCGTAAACTCGGGCACCGAGGCCAATGAGCTGGCCCTGCGCCTCGCCCGCGCTCATACCGGCGCCAAAGGCATGGTGACGCCCGATCACGGCTATCATGGCAATACCACAGGCGCGATCGACATCTCCGCTTACAAGTTCAACAAGCCCGGCGGAGCAGGCCAGGCAGACTGGGTGGAGTTGGTGGAAGTTGCAGACGACTACCGCGGTTCATTCCGCCGCGGTGATCCAAAGCGCGCGCAAAAGTTCGCGGATCTGGTCGATCCGGCAATCAAGAACCTGCAAGGCAAGGGCCACGGCATCGCTGGCTTCATCGCTGAAACATTCCCCTCGGTCGGTGGCCAGATTATCCCGCCGAAGGGATATCTGCCTGCAGTTTACGAAAAGATCCGCGCGGCAGGAGGTGTCTGTATCGCCGACGAAGTGCAAACCGGGCTGGGCCGTCTAGGCGAATACTACTTCGGCTTCGAACACCAGGGCGCAGTTCCCGACATCGTGGTGATGGGCAAGCCGGTTGGCAACGGCCACCCGCTGGGCGTGCTTGTCACGACCAAGGCGATTGCCAAAAGCTTTGACAACGGGATCGAGTTTTTCTCGACCTTTGGCGGGTCTACCCTGTCTTGCCGGACCGGCAAAGAGGTGCTGGATATCATTGACGATGAGGGCCTGCAGGACAATGCCCGGGTGATAGGCGCCCGGCTGATCGAAGGGCTGCAGGGATTGGAGCAAAAATACGCCTGCGTCGGAGATGTCCGCGGTATGGGGTTGTTTCTGGGGTTGGAACTGATCAATCCGGATGGCTCTGAGGCCACCGGAATCTGTTCCTACGTCAAAAACAGGATGCGTGATCACCGGATCCTGATCGGCAGCGAAGGCCCCAAGGACAACATTCTGAAGATCCGCCCGCCGCTGACAATAGATGCAGAAGACGCAGACATGATCCTCTATGTCTTGGATAGTATCCTGCGCGAAGTGGAGGCGGCCTGACAGCCCCTCCTGACCCGCAGATCAGGCAACAAAAAAGGCGGTGGAAAACCACCGCCCTTTCCGTAACCGTGTACCGAACTTAGTTCGATGCAACAGCTGCGCCGACCAAAACCAGCAGCAGCAGCGGCAGCAGAATGCCGCTGGAAGAACCCTGAGCTTCTTCCACGATGACCGGCGGTTCTACAACCGGCTCGGACAGGTTGCCAGCAGTGGCAGTCGAAGCAGCAGCAGTCAGCGCAGCAGCGATAACGAGTTTTTTCATGTTAACCTCCAGAATTCGCACGGATCATACAACTGAACCACGCACCCAAGACTTATCTCGTATTTTTTTCTAACCAGCAAAACCGCGGGAATGCAATTGCTTGTTATAGTTAACAGCTTAGCGCCCCGCCAGGTGTCGTCAAATAAGCAACACCTGGGTGCCGACTTTGGTCAGACTGAACAAATCGGCGATATGTTCATTGTAAAGCCCGATGCAGCCGTTGGACGATTTGCGGCCGATTTTCCGCGTATCGTGGGTTCCATGGATGCGGTAATACTTCCAGCTAAGATACAGCGCATGGGTGCCAAGCGGGTTATCCGGCCCCGGCGGAATGAACGCAGGCCATTCCGGGTTGCGCTTGCGCATATTCGGGGTTGGAGCCCAGCCTGGGCCGTCAACTTTGCGAACAATCTTGGTCCGGCCGCGGCGGGTCAGATCGTCGGACAGCGGCACAGAAGACGGGAAAAGTTTGTAAACGCTTTCATCCTGGGACCAATAGTGCAGAGCCCGGCTGTCGATATCGACCAGAATCGCCCCGTTCCGCAGGTTATCAAAATATGGTCTCCAGGATTTGGCCCGGAATGCAGAGATGTTGCGCTGGACAGCCGGTTCCGGCTCTGGCGGCGGGCGCAACGGATCAAAGGCCTGCTGCGCCTCGTCGCCGGTTTCTTGCGCAAAAGATGGCGACGAGATCAAAGCAGCGCTGCCGGCAAGAAAATGCCGCCTGCTGAAGGTATCAAAGGGGTTTTGGGGCATCACTCTTTCCAACTTGCGCAATCAGGATCAATGGCTGCGCCATTTTATGACCGGAAAGCCGCAGTCGCAAATCAATCCGACCGGCAAGTCTGCATATTTCTGCCGGTCCATTTGCACCTCTGCAACAGGAAGGATAAGTGCATCAGCAACCGACGGAGCGAGAGAGCAATATGAAACGTGTTTTTCTGCTGATGGCTGCTGCCTTTGTAACTGTTGCGGCAGCATGTACGCCCGCAACAGAATCCGGCAGCACCTACCGTATTAGAAATGCAGACAAAGTGCAGATCCGGATGCTTGATTCAGTCAATGCGCTGCGTCAGGCGGCTGGTGCGCAAGCTGTCCAGCTGAATGCCGAGCTGACTGCGGCCGCTGCGACCCATTCCCGGGATATGTCAGTGCAAAACCGGCCCTGGCATTTCGGATCCGACGGCTCCTCGCCGCTGGACCGGGTGTCGCGTGCAGGTTACACCGGCTCGCTTCTGGGGGAGAACATCTCCGAAACCTACGAGAATGAGCAGCAAACCCTGTCTGCGTGGCTGGAACGCCCGGCCACACGCGCAGTGATTCTCGATCCAAAAGCCGTGAATATGGGGTTCTCCTGGTTCCAGGAGCCGAACGGCAAAATCTGGTGGACGATGGTTATGGGCAGCTGAGCCGCCACGCTGTACTGATGCACGGTGCCGCCGCATCTGCAGACGCGGCGGTCCTGGCAGATATTCAGGGCCGCAAAGCGATGGCCGTGCCGTCCTGCACCATGGCATAGATTTCTTCGATTTCTTCATTTGACACCGCGATACAACCGGCGGTCCAGTCGTTAACCCGGGCTGCGCGTTTGCGCTCCTTGCCGTTGTTCGGCTCTCCGTGGATAAAAATCTCACCGCCCGGACGCTTGCCTTGAGCATGCGCATTTGCCCGGTCCTGCCCGTTTGGATAAGAGATTCCGACCGACAGATGATAGCGGCTGTTGGGATTGCGCCGGTCAATCACATATGTGCCCTCAGGTGTCTTTCCGTCACCCTCAAACGCCTTGTGCCCCAATGGTGCGAACCCCAGGTCGACTTCATACTCGCGCAGGATATCTTCGTTGTGCATCAGGTAAAGCTTACGCGCACCCTTGTTGATCACGATCGAAGTCACTTGCGGTCCGTCATATGAGTGAAACCGGCTCACTGCGCTGCCGGAGGTGCTGCAACCAGCCAGCGCAAGGCTCGCGGCCGCACCGAAACCAAATGCCCGTCTGTCCATTCTCAATGCCTGTATTTCTTTTTTTGCCTCTATTCAGCCTTTACCGCGAATTGCCTGTTAAGGAAATTCACAATTTCCTGTCCGGGGCCGATTGACTGCTTAGTCTCTGTTCTATTGCCTCCAGGCGGCTCAGCACTTCGTCCCTATAGGCATCGGTGCGTTCCACCTCTTCTTCGCCATGGGCATCCTGCATGGAGTTCACGATCAGACCGACAAGAAGGTTCACCACGGCAAAGGTCGTCACCATGATGAACGGCACAAAGAACGCCCAGGCGTGCGGATGCACTTCCATCACCGGCCGCACGATCCCCATCGACCAGCTTTCCAGCGTCATGATCTGGAACAGCGAATAGGCGCTGCGGCCCAGATCGCCGAACCATTCCGGGAAGTCCTGGCCGAACAGCTTGGTCGCGATCACGGACCCGATGTAGAAAATAATCGCCATCAGCAGGAAAACCGATCCCATCCCCGGCAGCGCGGTGATGAACCCCTCGACCACCCGGCGCAAGCGCGGTGCAACGGAAATAACCCGCAGCACCCGCAAAATACGCAGCGCTCGCAGCACTGACAGCCCCTGTGTCCCCGGCGCCAGCGCAATGCCGACGATCACGAAATCGAACACATTCCAGCCGCTCAGGAAAAACCGCAACCTGCGCACAAAGATTTTGGCCAGTATCTCCACCACGAAAATGGACAAGCAAATGTTGTCGATCAGGTGAATCAGACCGCCAATCTTAGCCATGACAGATGGGGCGGTCTCCAGCCCCAGGGTGACTGCATTGACCAGGATGACAGCGGTAATAAACCGGCCGAACCGGTCACTGTCCAGAATAGCTGCCAGGCGGCGGATCGGGGTGGACGCTTGGGTATCAGTCATCTCAGTCTTTCACAGTAAATCGCGCAACCAGCTCGGTATGGGCGGACCAGCGGAACTGATCAACAACCTGCACCCAGTCAAGGCTGTAACCCGCCGTAACCAGCACTTTGGCATCGCGGGCAAAGCTCACCGGATTGCAGGAGACATAGGCAATCACAGGTGTTCGGGCTTTGGCCAGCTGGGCAGTCTGCGTCTCAGCGCCTGCGCGCGGCGGATCAATCACAGCAGCTTCAAAAGCTGCACCAAACGGGTTCAAATCCTCGGGCAGCAACGGATTGCGGAACAGGTCGCGGACCTCGGTGGTGACTTTCTTCAGCCCTGCCGCCCTGCGCCAGCCTGCATCCAACGCTTCCAGCATTGAATGTTCACCCTCCACCGCATGCACTTCGGCGGTCTGGGCCAAAGGCAGGGTGAAGGTACCGCAGCCTGCAAACAAATCGACGATCCGCTTGGCTCCGCTTGTTATTTCCTGAACCGCCGCCAGCAACGCCGCCTCACCATCCCGGGTGGCTTGCAGGAAAGCCCCCGGCGGCGGGCAAACGCGCGCCGCGCCAAAGGGTTGCACCGGCGGCTGCTCCATCGCAACCGGTTCATCGTCCCACGTCAACCGGGCAATCCGGTTCTGGTCTGCCAGCTGCGCCAGTTTGATCCGCAATGGCCCGTCCAGCGGCTTGCCGTTCCTGACCAGTATGTCCAACCCAGCGTCTGAGGTGGTAACCGTCACCGCCAACGGTGTCTTCCGGCTTGCCCCGGCCATCGCCAGCGCCTCTGCAACGGGAATCGCGGCCTTTAACGCAGGTTCCACCAGCTGGCAGTCGGGAATTTCAGTGATCACATCCGACGCCTGACCATGAAATCCGGCCAACGCACCCTTTTTGGTACGCCGTACTGCCAGCGT
It includes:
- a CDS encoding class I SAM-dependent RNA methyltransferase; the protein is MTDAARTTATISRLGHQGDGVADGPLFAPRTLPGETVSGFAENSRLTSIRIETPSEHRVQPPCRHYKSCGGCQLQHASDGFVAEWKTDVVRTALTAQELETEFRPIHTSPPGSRRRATLAVRRTKKGALAGFHGQASDVITEIPDCQLVEPALKAAIPVAEALAMAGASRKTPLAVTVTTSDAGLDILVRNGKPLDGPLRIKLAQLADQNRIARLTWDDEPVAMEQPPVQPFGAARVCPPPGAFLQATRDGEAALLAAVQEITSGAKRIVDLFAGCGTFTLPLAQTAEVHAVEGEHSMLEALDAGWRRAAGLKKVTTEVRDLFRNPLLPEDLNPFGAAFEAAVIDPPRAGAETQTAQLAKARTPVIAYVSCNPVSFARDAKVLVTAGYSLDWVQVVDQFRWSAHTELVARFTVKD
- a CDS encoding L,D-transpeptidase, coding for MPQNPFDTFSRRHFLAGSAALISSPSFAQETGDEAQQAFDPLRPPPEPEPAVQRNISAFRAKSWRPYFDNLRNGAILVDIDSRALHYWSQDESVYKLFPSSVPLSDDLTRRGRTKIVRKVDGPGWAPTPNMRKRNPEWPAFIPPGPDNPLGTHALYLSWKYYRIHGTHDTRKIGRKSSNGCIGLYNEHIADLFSLTKVGTQVLLI
- a CDS encoding ion transporter, producing the protein MTDTQASTPIRRLAAILDSDRFGRFITAVILVNAVTLGLETAPSVMAKIGGLIHLIDNICLSIFVVEILAKIFVRRLRFFLSGWNVFDFVIVGIALAPGTQGLSVLRALRILRVLRVISVAPRLRRVVEGFITALPGMGSVFLLMAIIFYIGSVIATKLFGQDFPEWFGDLGRSAYSLFQIMTLESWSMGIVRPVMEVHPHAWAFFVPFIMVTTFAVVNLLVGLIVNSMQDAHGEEEVERTDAYRDEVLSRLEAIEQRLSSQSAPDRKL
- a CDS encoding murein L,D-transpeptidase family protein — encoded protein: MDRRAFGFGAAASLALAGCSTSGSAVSRFHSYDGPQVTSIVINKGARKLYLMHNEDILREYEVDLGFAPLGHKAFEGDGKTPEGTYVIDRRNPNSRYHLSVGISYPNGQDRANAHAQGKRPGGEIFIHGEPNNGKERKRAARVNDWTAGCIAVSNEEIEEIYAMVQDGTAIALRP
- a CDS encoding CAP domain-containing protein — its product is MKRVFLLMAAAFVTVAAACTPATESGSTYRIRNADKVQIRMLDSVNALRQAAGAQAVQLNAELTAAAATHSRDMSVQNRPWHFGSDGSSPLDRVSRAGYTGSLLGENISETYENEQQTLSAWLERPATRAVILDPKAVNMGFSWFQEPNGKIWWTMVMGS
- a CDS encoding aminotransferase class III-fold pyridoxal phosphate-dependent enzyme: MTLAHWAAALKQHWGIEAELSRLDGEYDLNFLAKGADDQGYILKAMRPGCESWLVDMQVKAFEHIAARQPDLPCPRVIAAADGRSLLTLPDEKGQNRLVWLLNQLPGRCYAKAEPKSDALIHEIGQVLGGSAKALADFRHDGLERDFKWDLMRAGWIKDQLLCITDPARRAILEGIFADFAKLEPVLAKLPKQAVHNDANDYNIMVAGELGETRRVSGLIDLGDMCAAPRICDLAIAAAYIMLDHPAPEAAMAALIAGYHEAYPLTPAEVDMAWPLLRARLAVSVVNSTMMAADNPDDPYVTISQAPAWRFLEGNTLHGGLLTARLRAACGLPVVDGAERVMDWLAQNRGKFAPLMGQDLADAPMGSLSVEHSTWPQNPFHMPLEEAARVGEEYENQGRIWLGYYHEPRLIYAEPAFRKGPWKASDRRTVHLAVDAFAGAGTPVFAPMHGEVFAAEYRDGHLDYGGVIILRHETPMGDPFFTLYGHLDPEFLSRLKPGDMVEKGEEFCRLGDPRQNGGWAPHVHFQLALTTEGIEAVWPGAGDPDEMYLWRAICPNPAALLNLPDEKVRYHPTDKGEVLAGRRTHFGGNLSLTYNDPVMLVRGWKHHLFDEWGRPYLDAYNNVPHVGHAHPRIQAVAADQLKRMNSNTRYLHPAQTAFADKVLSKLPGPFEVCFFVNSGTEANELALRLARAHTGAKGMVTPDHGYHGNTTGAIDISAYKFNKPGGAGQADWVELVEVADDYRGSFRRGDPKRAQKFADLVDPAIKNLQGKGHGIAGFIAETFPSVGGQIIPPKGYLPAVYEKIRAAGGVCIADEVQTGLGRLGEYYFGFEHQGAVPDIVVMGKPVGNGHPLGVLVTTKAIAKSFDNGIEFFSTFGGSTLSCRTGKEVLDIIDDEGLQDNARVIGARLIEGLQGLEQKYACVGDVRGMGLFLGLELINPDGSEATGICSYVKNRMRDHRILIGSEGPKDNILKIRPPLTIDAEDADMILYVLDSILREVEAA